Proteins encoded within one genomic window of Fusarium musae strain F31 chromosome 4, whole genome shotgun sequence:
- the UTR4 gene encoding enolase-phosphatase E1 (EggNog:ENOG41), with the protein MTLNLNDFDVLVFDIEGTVCPISFVKDVLFPYALEALPKVLDQEWDSPEFAKYRDAFPEEYRNSRSDFEAHVRDLVKRDVKIAYLKSLQGYLWLQGYKSGNIVAPLFPDVEPFFSEATQAGKKIIIYSSGSVPAQKLLFSHTNSAMSDMTPLIADYFDTTNAGPKTEVDSYAKIISEHPEHKDVNRWLFLSDNINEVKAAVGAGMRSLPVVRPGNAPLPPDEPLSKLAITEFKHSEVASLGV; encoded by the exons G AAGGAACCGTTTGTCCCATCTCCTTTGTCAAAGACGTTCTC TTTCCGTATGCACTCGAGGCACTTCCCAAAGTGTTGGATCAAGAGTGGGATAGCCCAGAGTTCGCAAAGTACCGCGATGCCTTTCCCGAAGAGTATCGCAACTCGCGCTCTGACTTTGAAGCGCACGTCCGCGACCTCGTGAAGCGTGATGTCAAGATCGCCTATCTCAAGTCGCTCCAGGGTTATTTGTGGCTGCAAGGCTACAAGTCGGGCAACATCGTGGCGCCCCTCTTCCCAGATGTTGAGCCCTTCTTCAGCGAGGCCACCCAGGCTGGaaagaagatcatcatctACTCGTCCGGCTCAGTCCCCGCGCAGAAGTTGCTCTTTTCACATACCAACTCCGCCATGTCAGATATGACGCCTCTTATCGCAGACTACTTTGATACCACTAATGCGGGCCCCAAAACCGAGGTTGATAGCTACGCGAAGATCATTTCTGAGCACCCGGAGCACAAGGACGTCAACCGATGGCTTTTCCTGAGCGACAATATCAACGAGGTCAAAGCTGCTGTTGGGGCTGGTATGCGCAGTCTGCCCGTTGTTCGTCCCGGTAATGCGCCCTTGCCGCCAGACGAACCTCTGTCCAAGCTCGCCATTACCGAGTTCAAGCACTCAGAGGTCGCTTCTTTGGGAGTATGA
- the RPL23A_2 gene encoding 60S ribosomal protein L23A (BUSCO:EOG092657YR), giving the protein MAANKKVQPKGKGNKKAQDAAKAALKGSNSHKKVKARFSTSFHRPKTLITSRAPKYPRRSIPHQPRLDEHKIIVHPLNTESAMKKMEENNTLVFIVDIKSNKAQIKLALKKLYDIDCVKVNTLIRPDGTKKAYARLTPDVDALDIAANKLSLV; this is encoded by the exons ATGGCCGCCAACAAGAAAG TTCAgcccaagggcaagggtaACAAGAAGGCCCAGGATGCCGCCAAGGCCGCTCTCAAGGGC TCCAACTCCcacaagaaggtcaaggctCGCTTCAGCACCTCCTTCCACCGCCCCAAGACCCTGATCACCTCGCGAGCCCCCAAGTACCCTCGCCGATCTATCCCTCACCAGCCTCGTCTGGATGAGCACAAG ATCATTGTCCACCCTCTCAACACTGAGAGCgccatgaagaagatggaggagaacaACACCCTCGTCTTCATTGTCGACATCAAGAGCAACAA GGCCCAGATCAAGCttgctctcaagaagctctacGACATTGACTGTGTCAAGGTCAACACCCTTATCCGCCCTGACGGTACCAAGAAGGCCTACGCCCGCCTGACCCCTGATGTCGATGCTCTCGACATTGCTGCCAACAAGCTCTCTCTCGTCTAA
- a CDS encoding hypothetical protein (EggNog:ENOG41), giving the protein MSDHEESAAQSGYDTPVPELDDHRHQSGSTRVERPRRGTFDSLYGARQLEPEPPAPPAIVVRDFEEAIIDEEVGDLSPTARRSRRPTVDSTDRSVSPPNSVKAFAQARRRERDMSFSEPNKPDIEDVASRAMSISSKRSYRSKPRTIDNDAASLSTNTTAEEDVCFPVKESYHKDHLYIDFDYLENFINEQAAERAAERAAERNAAAAEKQSFEDMRTQQNESRLQRMVTVDGDILEPVSDDSMTREKTNQTAQTHAEGSVAEKQPAPIDPNRFSFFSSAWESTIHAADFGDLVLPGEDLRGLFELPDEDEDGVWWLNVNAASKEEVQSICKAFGIHPLTIEDIITQEAREKIELFPSYYFACFRSFSVVQEPDGIEYEPFNTYVIVFREGTLSFSFEPNSHAAQVRKRITALKDYVSLSSDWICYALIDDIVDSFGPVIRQIELEADAIEDEVFVMREDDSNSFLRRIGRVRKNCLALLRLLGGKADVLRGFTKRCNENYKVTPRMDIGMYLGDIQDHVVTMATNLGHFEKILSRAHSNYLATVSINSIAQGTHTNEVLSKITFLASILVPLNLVSGVFGMNVPVPFATVAANNLAPFFSIISFMVFLCIIFMALARWKRYI; this is encoded by the exons ATGTCAGACCACGAAGAATCCGCTGCCCAGTCTGGGTACGATACTCCCGTCCCGGAGCTCGATGATCACCGCCACCAGTCGGGTTCAACGCGAGTTGAGCGCCCTCGCCGTGGCACATTCGACAGTCTGTATGGTGCCCGACAGCTCGAACCTGAGCCCCCCGCCCCTCCTGCGATTGTAGTTCGCGATTTCGAGGAGGCCATCATCGATGAGGAAGTAGGTGACCTTTCACCCACTGCTCGTCGCAGTCGCCGACCTACTGTGGATTCCACGGATCGATCTGTCTCGCCACCTAACTCGGTCAAGGCGTTTGCCCAGGCTCGCCGTCGAGAGCGGGACATGTCGTTCTCGGAACCCAACAAGCCTGATATCGAAGATGTAGCCAGTCGAGCCATGTCTATCTCAAGCAAGCGCAGCTACCGAAGCAAGCCTCGCACAATCGACAATGATGCTGCTAGCCTCTCAACCAACACAACTGCAGAGGAGGATGTCTGCTTCCCTGTCAAGGAGAGCTATCACAAGGACCACCTGTATATTGACTTTGACTACCTTGAGAACTTCATCAATGAGCAGGCAGCTGAACGCGCCGCAGAGCGAGCGGCAGAGCGCAACGCAGCCGCTGCCGAGAAGCAGAGCTTTGAGGATATGCGAACTCAGCAGAATGAATCCCGCCTTCAGCGGATGGTcactgttgatggtgatatcCTGGAACCGGTCTCGGATGACTCAATGACCCGTGAGAAGACGAACCAAACAGCGCAGACTCATGCCGAGGGGTCAGTTGCTGAAAAGCAGCCTGCGCCTATCGACCCTAACCggttcagcttcttctcttcggcATGGGAGTCAACTATCCACGCAGCCGATTTTGGTGATCTGGTTCTCCCAGGAGAAGATCTTCGAGGCCTTTTCGAGCTTcctgatgaagacgaagatggtgTCTGGTGGCTCAACGTCAATGCGGCTTCCAAGGAGGAGGTTCAGAGCATCTGCAAAGCTTTTGGAATCCATCCCCTGACAATTGAGGATATCATCACTCAGGAAGCTCGCGAGAAGATTGAACTCTTCCCGTCGTACTACTTTGCCTGTTTCCGTTCTTTCTCAGTCGTTCAGGAGCCTGATGGCATTGAGTATGAGCCTTTCAACACCTATGTCATCGTGTTCCGCGAGGGCACACTGAGCTTCAGCTTTGAGCCCAACTCGCACGCGGCCCAAGTTCGTAAGCGAATCACTGCTCTCAAGGATTATGTCTCTCTCAGCAGCGACTGGATCTGCTATGCTTTGAT TGACGACATTGTTGATTCCTTCGGACCTGTCATTCGCCAgattgagcttgaagcgGATGCTATTGAAGACGAAGTGTTCGTCATGCGTGAGGATGATTCTAACTCATTCCTCCGTCGCATTGGCCGGGTTCGCAAGAATTGTCTGGCTCTGCTTCGCCTACTCGGTGGCAAAGCAGATGTTCTCCGTGGTTTCACGAAGCGATGCAATGAGAACTACAAGGTCACGCCAAGGATGGACATCGGCATGTATCTTGGCGACATCCAGGATCACGTTGTGACCATGGCCACCAATTTGGGACACTTTGAAAAGATTCTGTCTCGCGCACACAGCAATTATCTTGCTACGGTttccatcaacagcatcgcGCAAGGAACGCACACCAACGAGGTTCTGAGCAAAATCActttcttggcctcgatCCTGGTCCCCCTTAACTTGGTCAGTGGTGTGTTTGGAATGAACGTGCCAGTTCCGTTCGCAACCGTTGCCGCAAACAACTTGGCTCCTTTCTTCAGTATCATTAGTTTCATGGTTTTCCTGTGCATCATTTTCATGGCCTTGGCCCGCTGGAAGCGTTACATCTAG
- the TIM8 gene encoding Mitochondrial import inner membrane translocase subunit tim8 (EggNog:ENOG41), with product MSAQQLSIDNADLEKLNDKDRLELRQFLANEQQRSQIQAQTHSLTQMCWTKCVPGNIKNPKLEKSEETCLANCVERFLDVNYLTMKHLNGMRN from the exons ATGAGCGCTCAACAACTTTCCATCGATAACGCCGacctcgagaagctcaacgatAAGGATCGCCTCGAGCTTCGCCAGTTCCTCGCCAATGAGCAGCAGCGCTCCCAGATCCAAGCCC AAACACACAGCTTGACCCAAATGTGCTGGACCAAGTGTGTTCCtggcaacatcaagaaccccaAGCTCGAGAAGTCCGAGGAGACATGTCTCGCCAACTGTGTCGAGCGATTTCTTGACGTCAACTACCTTACGATGAAGCACCTCAACGGCATGCGCAACTAA
- a CDS encoding hypothetical protein (EggNog:ENOG41~BUSCO:EOG09263PWF), producing the protein MVSKKQARLKSLSSGRPPTVKSSRSMSRKASRSLINTHHQLEKQRRQAAAKGDTVTETRIASEIAKLGGLDHYQKASLQGQSLDRGGDTSRVLLEWLPVAELKKRAQPFHMLEVGALSTRNACSTSGIFTMKHIDLNSQEPGITKQDFMERPLPRDDSEVFDIISLSLVLNFVPEAEGRGQMLLRTLSFLRPPAEPATGSDEPFPCLFVVLPRSCVDNSRYFTETRLEELMTILGYACTKAKMTQKLAYTLWKRIGTVSEKRPDFTKKEVNPGRTRNNFVMTLKASTSHSN; encoded by the coding sequence ATGGTTtccaagaagcaagcaaggCTGAAAAGCCTTTCAAGTGGCCGCCCGCCAACTGTCAAGTCCTCACGGTCAATGTCTAGGAAAGCCAGCAGGAGTCTCATCAAcactcatcaccaactggAGAAACAACGTCGGCAAGCTGCAGCCAAGGGCGACACGGTCACCGAAACTCGCATCGCCTCAGAGATTGCCAAGCTGGGTGGTCTTGACCACTATCAGAAGGCCAGTTTGCAAGGTCAGAGTCTCGATAGAGGAGGCGACACGTCAAGAGTACTTCTGGAATGGCTCCCTGTGgcagagctcaagaagcgtgCTCAGCCGTTTCATATGCTGGAGGTTGGGGCATTGAGTACTCGTAACGCATGCTCGACAAGCGGTATCTTTACTATGAAGCATATCGATCTCAACAGCCAGGAGCCAGGCATCACAAAGCAAGATTTTATGGAGCGACCTCTGCCCAGAGACGATTCTGAGGTGTTCGACATCATCTCTCTGAGTCTAGTGCTCAACTTTGTGCCCGAGGCCGAGGGGCGTGGACAGATGCTTCTTCGGACTCTCTCCTTTCTTCGACCTCCAGCTGAACCAGCAACTGGTTCTGACGAACCCTTTCCTTGCCTTTTTGTGGTTCTACCTCGTAGCTGTGTTGATAACTCACGATATTTTACAGAAACTCGCTTGGAGGAGTTGATGACGATTCTCGGCTATGCAtgcaccaaggccaagatgactCAGAAATTGGCATATACTCTTTGGAAGAGGATCGGGACCGTCTCCGAGAAGCGGCCAGATTTTACAAAGAAGGAAGTCAATCCAGGACGGACGCGGAACAATTTTGTCATGACGCTCAAAGCTTCGACGAGTCATTCAAACTGA